The nucleotide sequence CTTTCTCAAACAGGCTTTTTGATCTACTGAGTTTTTCAAGCCCTAGCCACTATCGGTTTCCATTTAAGTGTCATTTCGGCTTTCCGGCTCGATCTAACTTCCAATTTTATTTTTTTCAGTAAATCTGCCAAATTGGCAATCTATTCCAAATTAAATTCAGTATTATTTCTAGCGTACACACAAAAAAGGTTGCTAAAAGCAATCTCCAACAAGGACAAAACGAACAATGATTATTTCCGATCTTAACTACTTAGAATCTGTAGACGAAGAAATCTTCGGCGGCAAAGGCATTAACATCGACAGCAACTTCGACTTAGACAAAGACGTTGATTCTGACGTTAATGTCGACGAGACTTTCAACAAAGCGGTTAACCTTGACTTGAGCGGGCTAAGCGGAAACGGTGCTGAAGTATTGGGTAGCTCTGATGCTCAAGGGAATGATACCTTCAGCAGCATTATTTTTGGTACCCAAACCAACAGTAGCGCTTCTGAATCCTTTGTCAATGCCAGTTCTTTCACGGCTTAAGGATTAACTCTAGCATAACTCATGTAGCCTCCTCTTTTGAGGAGGTGACAGTTAGGCTCCTCTCACTTAAATTTAGTGATTTTTAAACCAGTCACGATGAAAAAATTTCCCCATCACCCAAACTCCGGTCTGATTTTCCAGCTGATTGTCACCCCTTCAGGGAGCAGTTAGAGGGAAGAAGGATCGTCTTTTTGAGTAGTCCAGAAAGCTTTTTTATCGTATTTCAGTGATGCAACTCAATCACATTTTTAAGAATTTGAAACTTTAGGAGATCAATTCAAGATGGCTATTGACACCCAAGAGATTCTAGACAAAATTGACGCTAAAATAGCTGAGCTCCAGGAAAAAATAGGAGGGATCGGAAGTGCTAACCAAGAGGGAACATCAGGAAAAGATTTTCTCGTTGCCAATCGGTTCAGCGATAGTATTATAGTTGGGCTTGGGGGTGATGACCGAATTTTTGGCGGCTTTGGCAATGACTTCCTTTTAGGTAATTCTGGTAACGATCTGATCGATGGAGGGAATGGCGATGACGACATTTTGGGCGGTGATGGCAACGATAACTTATTTGGAAAGTTTGGCAGTGACGACCTCTATGGAGAGGATGGTGAAGATCTGATAGATGGTGGCTTAAATAATGACTTCCTGGATGGGGGCAACGGCAACGATCAAATAATTGGAGGTCCGGGCAACGACCAGATGTTTGGAGGTGGCGGCAGCGATATCCTGACAGGGGTTGGCAATTTAACTGGAGACATTGAGGTCGATTTTTTAGTTGGAGGTGGATCTTTGAATTTCATCACTGAAGAGGCTAGTTTTAATCCAGATGGCGCTCCCGATCTATTCGTGCTGGGTAATGCGAATGGCTCTTTTTACACTAATAGTGGTTCCGGTAACAGTGGCGGTATTTTGGGTGTTGGCGATCTTGCTGTAATTTTCGACTTTGAAAGTGGTATCGATAAAATCCAGTTAAGCTCATCATCAGCAAGTAATCTTAATGTTCTGACCGGAGATGGTCCACTTG is from Cyanobacteria bacterium GSL.Bin1 and encodes:
- a CDS encoding calcium-binding protein, with amino-acid sequence MAIDTQEILDKIDAKIAELQEKIGGIGSANQEGTSGKDFLVANRFSDSIIVGLGGDDRIFGGFGNDFLLGNSGNDLIDGGNGDDDILGGDGNDNLFGKFGSDDLYGEDGEDLIDGGLNNDFLDGGNGNDQIIGGPGNDQMFGGGGSDILTGVGNLTGDIEVDFLVGGGSLNFITEEASFNPDGAPDLFVLGNANGSFYTNSGSGNSGGILGVGDLAVIFDFESGIDKIQLSSSSASNLNVLTGDGPLGFATYILDNGDYIGAALGVALTATDFTFV